The Melospiza georgiana isolate bMelGeo1 chromosome 32, bMelGeo1.pri, whole genome shotgun sequence nucleotide sequence gaacttttgtgtcgagaggggaagtttgaggaaggtatcctttctttctaagtccctccagagttcttccaattatttctaaatactttctggtagcttcttccccttccagatagtctcctgtgctataaggtgttaacaagaatggcagcccaaacatcatttcataaggtgaaatTCTTATGTCAGCCCAAGGTCTTGTTCTGATGCGCAATAGCGCTAggggcaaacacttcagccaattcatctttgtttcctcaatcaatttagttaatacatttttgagagttttgttcattcgctccaccctcccagaactctgggggtgccacggagtatgcaacctccatttcattcctaaagcctcaattatattttgtaatgtttgggacacaaaatgtgGACCTCGGTCTGAGTCTATGGTGTTCACAATACCATATCTGGGGATAATATTCTCGAGGATTGCTTTTGCCACGACTtgagctgtttccctcctggtcgggaaggcttctacccagtgtgtgagatgatcaactataaccagtaaatatctgtatccttgcactgggggcatttcagtgaaatctatctgtatgctttggaagggtctcaaggctaattcccttcctccaggtgctacttttctcataactttctggttcactttttgacaaatgaTACACCCTCTGGTAACAGCTTTAGCCAGGCTATATACCCCGATGCATAggttatttcttaggaaatgatcacatagtccttggactccccagtgagttaatttatgtagttctgttagcactgtccgagccagtgctttattcaaaaacacccgtccatctgaggttaaccactctccctgttgtccttgatgtaactttaaatcttttatcgCTTCTAATTCTTCTTTACTAAATATaggttcctcccctttttcaggtgtcatttttgtcttcaaaatttttactggaTCCCCTGGTTctagagctgcttctttggctatctgatcagccagtcggtttcctttaacttctaaactgtctcctctttggtgtccctttatatggaccactgctatttctgTAGGTTTTTGTAGGGCCTCTAGTACTGATCGGACTAGGTTCTCATGGGCtaagctctttccctttgaacttaaatacccacgttcctcccatattttcccaaatgtatgAACTGTCCCATATGCATATTGGGAGTCCGTATAAATGGTTCCCCGGTCCCCCTCCAGTAAGTCCAGTccccttttcagggcatatatttcacaactttgggCTGACCAGCTTGGGgatagtttccctttttctgcaatttgtaatgtttctccatctataatggcataacctgaggctctttttccatttactacCCTTGAAGAGCCATCTATGAATAGGCTTCTTCCAGTTGCTAGAGGCTGATCTTCCAAatcttctcttacttttgtttggagaTAAACCAATTCTAGACAATCATGTTCTAAATTCTCTATAGGCTCTCCCATTAGAAATTGTGCTGGATTGAGGGCATTTGATGTGATAAATTCTAAGTCCTCTGTATTCATTagtattatctcatattttaatattctagcatcggTTAACCACTGCGGAGCTCTCTGTCTCAGTACTGCCTTAAGATCATGAGGAGTatgcactttaatttttccctgtaaggTCAATTTTTGAGTCTCCTCTATCAGGATTGCAGTTGCTGCTACTGCCTGTATACAAACTGGCCAGCCTCTAGCCACTGGATCTAACAATTTGGATATGTAAGCCACGGGTTTCCTgcaccctccccactcttgAGTTAATACTCCATAGGCTAtacctccttctgcactcacaaacaggtcaaagcccttcctgaggtctggtaagcttaggaccggggcagaagacaatttgttttttaagttttccaattgttgatcatcttcagctgtccaaattAGGGGTTCTGGGTCTACTAGTTTAttatacagaaatttcacactctgtgtgtatCGATCCAACCATAACTTACAATACCCGAACAagcccaggagttttctcacatctcttttcgtttttggggccgggagagctaaaatacctgaaattctgtcagggCTTAGTTTCTTATACCCTCCCCCTATTATGTGCCCCAAGTATGTTACTTCTGATTGCACAAATTGtagtttcccttgggaaacttttagtcctttctcccctagaaaattcaaaagtttaatactagtttgtctgacctgatctttttcctttcctgataccatcaggtcatcaacatactgcaagATCTGCACTTCTTGTTCAGGGACAAATTGTTCCAACAAACTCTCTAAAGCTTGTCCAAAGAGATTGGGGGATTCAGTGAACCCCTGTGGTAATCGGGTCCACCTTAGCTGTTGTCTCCTTTTTGTACTCGggtcctcccattcaaaggcaaaccaatccctacattctgctgccagaggacatgcccagaaagcatccttcaaatctatgacagtgaaccaagcatgttctcttggaattctgcttaggagactatatgggttgggcacaactggatgtctggcaatggttcttttgttgacttccctcaaatcttgtaccagcctatatttcccttcagcctttttaaCTGCCAGTATAGGGGTATTATGTGGTGACATGCAGGGTTCTAAAATTCCCTCTTGCAACAGTTGCTCAATGACTATAGCaagccccttctttccttctagggAAATCGGATACTGTTTAACCCGTATGGGTGAGGTatcatcctgcatttttattgttattggTGGAATGTCTAATAAgcctctctttcccccctcagcccatacctcaggatttatttctgcaacatctccttgagacagcttcatcacttgtactaccatcctcccttcccttggaacaatcccaacccccaaatggacttgcagatcccttcctaacaaacttttttctaagttaggcagataaagaaaattagctttatattgccttgagtttccaattattttcacttcttcaatcACTGATGCTCTAAATGgtctcccctctgcacccaatacttcacaaaattgtctcccaatttccataccttgtggtattttgttgagacaggacttatctgcccctgtatcaaccaaaaattcaaattcctcatttaggggtcccacttcaaagtttaccaagggctcttctagatgtttcatcgggtcccctatagtaaaaagcccttgacacccctAGTCCTCCCCCTTAagaatccttcctaaattgtcctgttccttggctattgcctcatcgagactgagctttttacaaaacctcctgGTGTGTCCTACCTCCCCACAGTAATAACACTGTCGTCCTCTCAAAGGGACTTCTTGAGGTCTCCCAACCCTTCGTGCCCCGGTCAGTACTGgccttcctctgcctccccctGATGGTGGGCCCACCTctcctgcactttctctagctactgtaaccatgatcttagccttggcctttgctttatcttcctccctccttaaatactTCTTCAAtgcctcttttaataactcattaatgtccttctcttgccaatcttccatcttttccaattttctccgtatatcaggccaagatttggtaacaaattggacttttagtagcatttgaccttccggggtgtctgggtctattctagagtacaactgaaagttccgccttaggcgattaagccaggcagcaggagcttcatctttctcctgtgcaccctcaaatgccaattgggtattagttcctttgggaactgactctttgatcccccgtattatcaaagacctatattccctcatggccttcctcccctcctcctggttagggttccagttgggctccgttagtggcaatttctgttcacctgatggcacctggggtcctggactgttatctttctcccaaatttttatgccagccgcccttatcatctggacctcttctggggaaaataatatactcaggatggaattcatttccccccaagtgtagatatttggacctagaaattgatccacttgtttggctatgcccactgggtcctcaactaaatgccccaactctttcttgaatcccctcacctcagaagcagttaggggagcattcacaaagccaacacctcccgccactcctcccataggaacctctctgaggggaaagagtctctctgccttggaggtcttggatctggtgctacagtacggcccatcttcagatgccaaactactttgtgggttttctgggttaccctgaatgttctgcccatcagcaggtgtatttgctgatagctgtctatcgggcgaggaggcatttgtgtcccaggtagaaggaggtaaagggacagcaataggagggggagaagagcctgagtagatattaagtggagctggagaaggcgtggagaatgcagcaggtggactaggcacttgtggtggtgcagaaggaactggaggagatactgggtttatcatagctgaagctgaagaggtagaaggaggaatttgagcaggtggtaatgagatggcagctgggggaggaaccggacctgccatttgaggtgcttgaagaagaggattataaggtggaggggcagaaggaggcaaataatccagggggtcccatcttttactagtcctatcatcccctccttcattcccctctttcttcctctgtaccttacaaattcgcaccccttcatccccaacagcactctttaaccagcaagctacatacaataattgctcaggatcagtatcccctcgagctgtcagataattatttaattgttggcacatccacttatcctttgtcccacaccaaggccatcctccttgcaactctaattctggccacgcttccatacaataatggatcattttcactttatctaatcccttcgtggcctctatagaatcccattttactaacagttctcctaagggactactaGGAGGTATatccctcagtctcttgccagtctttttactactacaacatcccatttttcaagtctcaataaaaaatatcccgaaggtgcctctactgaccgggaatttcaaaaaaaaccttccttgaggagctccagcctcctccactgaacttcaaatttactgcctgatgctcaggactttatactgaaacaactgcccaatctcttgattgcctaacttcccagcgtcaggtcttacatctatcgggacttaaacacacgaagccacggccaagaatccgggtcgtgcctgacaccctcagtcaggaaaaacaactgcctgatttttagtttgcctaacccgccaatttttaggcttcaccgtatcaggacttaaaagcaaaccgcagcctccttcgctggggtttgtgcctgactcctttgtcaggacttactttgcctgcagggcttgtgaaccacccgaatccttctcgggactgacaaatcttactcgaatccttctcgagacttacaaaagtgcctgacctcccttcgtcaggacttactttgcctgcagggcttgtgaaccacccgaatccttctcgggactgacaaatcttactcgaatccttctcgagacttacaaaagtgcctgacctcccttcgtcaggacttactttgcctgcagggcttgtgaaccacccgaatccttctcgggactgacaaatcttactcgaatccttctcaagacttacaaaagtgcctgacctcccttcgtcaggacttactttgcctgcagggcttgtgaaccacccgaatccttctcgggactgacaaatcttactcgaatccttctcgagactttacaaaagtgcctgacctcccttcgtcaggacttactttgcctgcagggcttgtgaaccacccgaatccttctcgggactgacaaatcttactcgaatccttctcgagacttacaaaagtgcctgacctcgctttgtcaggactttggggtgcgtgccactcatacacagtaattcactccgcacgcccggagtgggggggggccctttattcccccttgggagacgactcactcacactaattccactcgcgtccccctgttcctggccgctTTTCTCGCGAAAAAACGGAACCGCAGTACTAaggggtccactctcgcttcgaaggtccggctgccggccctcgtctcactcacacacacatgcgcacgtctcccactcccgccaccgagtttctcaccagtccggtgctccggtgctcctctgcgtcgctgtcctgagccggtccctctggtcctggtagccagctgtcctctgaagatccaagatggccagtcctgagtcctcttgcggtgtggctatcccggacgagcgcccccagctgaaataaacagggccaggagacttcttctcctgtgtaatgcctttattaaaaagtgatcagctcaggatcgggcggctcgacgggtctgcagcgtccgtcgtctcccagggcgactcagaggaggaggatatgcgcagctttgtccaccaggggcagagctggggatcagatcctcttgggagcctttttgggtctcctgatcccataagatggtgtcagatgttagtttctcccactcagtcggcctggtctcagctccggggtcaactcccatggtcagggcgagagggtccgaaggtgttccgcatctctgcaggctcagcactcggttcttcacgtccagacatcactctagtctctcaactcttaggtggctcgttgtttttggggtttctccatgagtttggagatgggggtctcacaaagcattctggtcttgcgagtcactttgcataaccccccccaccttctcaggtgtcttcactattctgggaaaggtacaacttagcctcgggcaaggtccccacccaggagaagggccattacctcgccccggccagggcttttactaatacaaaaacaaccattaacgacaacgacccgtgattacaataacaaaacacacagaacttgggcagagccagtggtctggctgcctttttgaaactttttctcataaaaaaatattaaccgagtttttgttcataacagagagagagaggggggatatagctaccaacGCAGAGAcaaagtcctttggtccagtccagtcgAGGATCCGTTTGTTAcgctggggagatctcaaaggctctggctaactcagaggtttttattactgaaaactGTGAGGGGGGGTGAACAGGTACAATAGGGaacagatgtaacaggtagtccatgttctcagcagtaagcgagagccattgttttcttggttcagtggtcacaacctgcaggcaaacatctcgctttggtcagcttgcctcccccacacacctcccccgggctgggggtttcagtcccagtccttggaaggagcagaggggccttttaGGAGTTTCAcgtctcagtccttgatggagaagcttcttacatctcagtctgtctgtcacggtggttgtaaaacaggtgagggtcttctgtgggagaccacccgaaactcaggagaagtccagccaggccaaGAGGTGGGACAGATTCCAAAGCTGCTATTGTTGAAAACGGGGTACCGTGCCCCCTTtcttagcatacagcaaacacacctgggaaaacaaaagcttAACACTGAGTtttcaggtctcagggcctTTGGCatgtgacttttctccttcagagccagatATTTTAGACAGGAGGcgtcttctcttcagtggtctccCAAGGACaatcgtgaggcagatgagggaaaattcggaCAGACTCTCACAGCCCGGTACTGGCGGGCACAGGGGCGATCTTGGGTTTGGGGATGCCCGGGAGAGCCGGGGGGAGCTCAGACACCCCGGAGCGGGGAGAGCGCAGAGGGGCAATCCCGGAGCCGGCGGACAAACCGGCTGCCTGGAGGGGTGCGGGAGGCTGGGGATGAGCGGGCTCCGGGCTTCCGAGGCTGAAAGGGGTGCTGACTTCTCCAGCTGCTCTTGGGCAGAGGGACCATCAAACCCAACATGCTCATCccttgtttttccccaaaccaggatttcccattcaCAAAACTTGGCCCGATGCAGGAGGccgtgaggaagaggaagatggcctgggagccccaggcaggtgaggagaaagtcagtgcccctttccccctctctcctgctccatctcccagcccagcacggcccctggctgcaggacaaccctgctgccaaagcTGTCCTGCTGGTcatgccgaattttgccccaaaaggcgagaataactgcttaagagactcagcctaagtcagataagcaggaggtattttattgcgatgcgtcggagaaatcacaaaatggatttctgagtttccCGTAACAAAGGCAGgccttttatacagtttttggatataaaattacatcagatcatatacataatcatatctttgcatgaatattcatatggggcgtggTGTAGGCGGAGCGTGGGCGAGGACACCTCTTTTGAGGATCATCTTGGTGGTCGTTCTGgttgccttcatcatgggctggggtctcttgatgagtcttcctccttaaacttttgaacttctttcctaatttggtcaattcCCGGTGTAGTTGGCTCGGTCCCTATGGCTTGGCAAATCTCTTAGGGTCAGTTTGACATTGCTGGCTCTGAACATGCTTAGCCCATCAGTTCTCCTATACCTATCTCTCTTTCCTGTCATTGTGTTTCATACTTTAGCTGATTTATTGCTTTATGTGTTTCCTAATGctatgctttcttcaaatgcctcacattctatgttttaactcattatttcttgaaggCTATCTGTTTTGGGGCTTCACTGGGGACGCACTGGGGGCATCTCCttgcccttccctgtggcacagaggcaaatcccatcctctccttgtccttcctcccccagaccaggagctgagcatggagaCCACGGAggacaaatccccacagcagaaccttTTGGAAGAGACTGTTTTGAGCAACTCCACAGCGCAGGAAtccaatggggaggaaaagtcTTGGAGAACCCgcacgaggaggggctgcaaacgcaAATCTCGGGGATCTGAGGAGGAAAGTCCCACCCTGGGCCGGGAAGGCGGCcggagctcagagctgggggtccATGAGCAGATTcaggatggggagaagccccacaagtgctcagaatgtgggaagagcttcagcaaGAGATCCTACCTGATCCGCCATTGGAGAATCCACACAGAGGTTCGGCCATACGAGTGTcctgagtgtgggaagagcttcaggagGAGCTGCTACCTGCCTGTCCACCAGCGGATCCACACTGGAGAGAGACCCTACgagtgtgataaatgcaggaagaggtttcagaccagtTCTCATCTCCGCCAGCACCAGCGCATTCACTCAGAtgagaggcccttccgctgccctgACTGCAGGAAGGGCTTCAAGGACAGGTCTACCCTCTTCAAGCACCGGCACATCCACACCGGAGAGAGGCCTGGGGCGAGGCCGTACGAGTGTGATCAATGTTCGAAGGCTTTTAAgaccagctcccatctcctgctgcacCTGCGCACTCACACAGAcgagaggcccttccgctgccccGACTGCGGGAAGGGCTTCCAGCGCAACACCCACCTCACCAgccaccggcgcatccacaccAGGGAGATGCCCTATGAGTGTCCCGAGTGTGGGAAGAGATTCCGGCAAAGCTCAGCCGCGACCCACCATCAACGGAGGCACCACTAAGGGCAGCCCTGTGAGTGCCCTGAGTGCAGGAAGagcttcctgtgctgctccagctccatcccctaTGGAAGATCCACCCTGGATGATCCCCAGTGATCCCCAGTGATCCGTGGTGCCAGTGATCCCTGTTGGGAAGACACCTGGCTGGGGGGCTTCACATCCTCCTGGCTGCCTGTGGATACCTGCACACGTCCACAGACCAACATCCAAAATCCATTTTGTAGAGCTGGTTTGTCCACTCCTGAccccagaaaaaaatcactttttgcCTCTTTTGGTGGCCTTAACAACACTGGATAGTCTTGGAGGTCTTCTCCAACATAAATCCATCGTTTTAATTCTCTCTGGCCCACGGGCATCTTCCACAGCCAAATGGGGAGAAAACTCTCAATGGGTTTTTGCCAATGGGACAAAACTCTCAATTTTGGACACAGTTGGGTGGAAACCCCTCCAAAAAAGGTTCTTCCCACCCGCCAAGCACGTGGTtgctctgccagcagggaaATATAAAtcgtttggtttttttttttttgccttgaaaTGAAAAGGTTTCTGTTCATTCCTTTCAAAGTCCTGAAACTGGGGTAGAAATAAAGGCGTTGAACTCAGGCATGCATGGGGACATGTGGAGGACaattgttgtggtgtgctgtaatgtcccattttggccttccaggtcatttccCCAagtgtgcctatacctctctcccttcccccttgcccccttgctgagtgagtcctgtcaatcaggcttaacattccagcaaggcgtcgtgtggttggtcaagttcaaaggatgcccctattcccagaggtcattggcctgtctgggtgtcatcttcccctgagaccctgcccctctcacctggttggtggctcacctgtacctcccctccccctatccctgagcttaaaagggtgatcagaccatgcggctGTGTTCTGTTGGAGCcgttcctcacgttcagacctctgtaaccatggaataaacctctggacattaaaccctccggcagaatcctctcctttttctcttcaccatcgcctgaagctattcctcctgaggtaaacggggttccttacaagcctggacttgttcagtgcccagctgcaaccaccagcaagccaaggtagctctggggtgatacaccgcagttgctgcctttggcccagcagcgagagtcagactggcccaggcacaatctaactggtaatattgggagcctttttccaataGTCAGTGGCATGTGTAGGGCCATGGGGGGACATGGACATAGACAGGACCATGTGGGACATGGCGGAACACAGACATGGATGGGAACATGGCAAACATGCATGGGGACATGAACTGGGACAGCGTCAATTCCGCCAccacagtgccaccagcaccttcATCTGGGCCATGGCAAAGCGCTGCTTGATGCAGTTCCTGCCACCACATCCCCACTGTCACCACTGCAGTGTCCCAGCTGAATGTCACCACCCATCAGTGTCCCGTTCTCGGCTGTTttgatggcctggaaaggctcgggatggCCTTGGGATAGCCCGCCCTCCAAAGGACGAAAAGAGTCTTCACGTTTTTTCTCAgacttcagtgtttattagtttttatctacaagattttctctcggccgacagaggtctgcacagcacgccagccatgagcacactgagagccctcGGGgtggtcacttatctttatacccaaaactacgtaaaagatatttgccttttttccccaatacctttcatccttattgacaagtgcacttttagtaagaaccaatcccaaagtgccaccaccaccacagaagatggaggccaagaagaagaagaaga carries:
- the LOC131094965 gene encoding zinc finger protein 239-like isoform X2: METTEDKSPQQNLLEETVLSNSTAQESNGEEKSWRTRTRRGCKRKSRGSEEESPTLGREGGRSSELGVHEQIQDGEKPHKCSECGKSFSKRSYLIRHWRIHTEVRPYECPECGKSFRRSCYLPVHQRIHTGERPYECDKCRKRFQTSSHLRQHQRIHSDERPFRCPDCRKGFKDRSTLFKHRHIHTGERPGARPYECDQCSKAFKTSSHLLLHLRTHTDERPFRCPDCGKGFQRNTHLTSHRRIHTREMPYECPECGKRFRQSSAATHHQRRHH
- the LOC131094965 gene encoding zinc finger protein 239-like isoform X1, which encodes MQEAVRKRKMAWEPQADQELSMETTEDKSPQQNLLEETVLSNSTAQESNGEEKSWRTRTRRGCKRKSRGSEEESPTLGREGGRSSELGVHEQIQDGEKPHKCSECGKSFSKRSYLIRHWRIHTEVRPYECPECGKSFRRSCYLPVHQRIHTGERPYECDKCRKRFQTSSHLRQHQRIHSDERPFRCPDCRKGFKDRSTLFKHRHIHTGERPGARPYECDQCSKAFKTSSHLLLHLRTHTDERPFRCPDCGKGFQRNTHLTSHRRIHTREMPYECPECGKRFRQSSAATHHQRRHH